One window of the Thamnophis elegans isolate rThaEle1 chromosome 6, rThaEle1.pri, whole genome shotgun sequence genome contains the following:
- the OLIG1 gene encoding LOW QUALITY PROTEIN: oligodendrocyte transcription factor 1 (The sequence of the model RefSeq protein was modified relative to this genomic sequence to represent the inferred CDS: inserted 1 base in 1 codon; deleted 3 bases in 2 codons), translated as MLRQHFSYELVRYTQAPPALLPKQAEESRPDFAAEQLQTRPGTGTSRAGGGKSEQQQLRRKINSRERKRMQDLNLAMDALREVXLPYSTAHCQSSPGRKLSKIATLLLSRNYILLLGSSLQELRRIIGEISGSSGPRLLLAGLPLFAAAVAPGPVLLTPGPVSHHNLHHHHHHPERLRPAQILSAALEEQQCGQGRVPDGATLCSCAACKFPHLFPSAFGVAAVQAQFSK; from the exons ATGTTGAGGCAACACTTTTCGTACGAGCTGGTTCGCTACACGCAGGCCCCTCCCGCCTTGCTACCCAAACAAGCGGAGGAGAGCAGGCCGGACTTTGCGGCGGAGCAGCTCCAGACGCGACCCGGGACTGGGACCAGCCGGGCGGGCGGTGGCAAGAGCGAGCAGCAGCAGCTGCGGAGAAAGATCAACAGCCGCGAGCGGAAGCGGATGCAGGACCTCAACTTGGCTATGGACGCGCTGCGAGAGG ATCTGCCTTATTCGACGGCTCATTGCCAGAGCTCGCCGGGGCGGAAGCTCTCCAAGATCGCCACGCTGCTCTTG TCTCGGAATTACATTCTTTTGTTGGGCAGCTCCTTGCAAGAGCTCCGGAGAATCATAGGGGAGATTAGCGGCTCCTCGGGTCCCAGGCTGCTGCTGGCTGGACTGCCTCTCTTCGCCGCCGCCGTCGCCCCGGGCCCGGTGCTGCTAACGCCGGGCCCGGTCAGTCACCATAAcctgcaccaccaccaccaccacccggagAGGCTGCGACCGGCC CAAATACTCTCGGCGGCCCTGGAGGAGCAGCAGTGCGGCCAAGGGCGCGTACCCGATGGGGCGACCCTTTGCTCCTGCGCCGCTTGCAAATTCCCTCACTTGTTTCCTTCCGCCTTCGGGGTGGCCGCTGTGCAGGCGCAGTTTTCCAAATGA